In Sphingobacterium zeae, one genomic interval encodes:
- a CDS encoding response regulator has product MKRKIVVCDESSMVLEALSLVLTDKYEVYTISQSKKLIGAVESIYPDIVLMSAEMHWQFDGNQIVKSLFAKTFKTIPVIMMSANPADSESAKAWGADSFLPKPLDLNELYYQLEKCTKMTCRSTA; this is encoded by the coding sequence ATGAAAAGAAAAATAGTGGTTTGCGATGAAAGCTCAATGGTATTGGAAGCTCTTTCATTGGTTTTAACGGATAAGTATGAGGTGTATACCATTTCCCAGTCAAAAAAGCTGATAGGTGCAGTGGAAAGCATTTATCCCGATATCGTGCTTATGAGTGCTGAAATGCATTGGCAGTTTGACGGCAATCAAATTGTAAAAAGTCTTTTTGCTAAAACCTTCAAAACTATTCCGGTGATCATGATGTCTGCCAATCCGGCGGATAGTGAGTCAGCAAAAGCATGGGGTGCTGATAGCTTTTTACCAAAACCTTTGGACTTAAATGAGCTATACTATCAGCTTGAGAAATGTACAAAAATGACATGCCGATCGACTGCTTAA
- a CDS encoding GAF domain-containing protein gives MQYNFSFDSSPFKTLIAFHKIIPAFEKAALSPVDFQAVYARALLDEIKKYPQLIEGVENTDELLGYEPIIRVLLADLFPSSLTHNEIKAVTIPFHLYTFNHTARLEKILNDAGDHFEFSLRDISAETYYILNCCVIISQYYGFKVDAMDAPQFLDIPDKNNIIHHYRVLFNADFMDIIPTERAVHLSEEDIVELIDNFSDIALWKSKFPERSWILKGFAIMTLFDATIENAVSSFKSNLLREKSAIQLAEIETIFRSIYKISDLRIGLTSFEKVRNEYNLRIVEKQLYSHLLYDSTITECEEMLCSDTLESMLTKDEYLVVPDIDKMPITDPKQAYFIHKLKQQQVKSFIFVPLIEGGKVLGLLEMSSSRVRELNSVNANKLNFVLPFIKDKVSKAFSETENQIEAVIQKEYTSIHPSVKWRFQEEAVRFLNDRAFGKDYALQEIVFDHVYPLYGQIDVQGSSESRNQAIRQDLFNQNNELITLFTAVNQTQKLPLFEQKIFDLERNLAALQHALLTDTEQQMLDYFHADIHPILENFRKSTRDAHIVDAIDRYFERINAAIGGFYEARRDYDSSITLINKKLVALLDEKQVEAQEYFPHYYERYKTDGIEHNMYIGASIAPDRNFELYYLRNLRLWQLQVMCAMEHEFKLLQPSLPHQLEVTSLVLVFATPISIRFRMDEKQFDIDGSYNVRYEIAKKRIDKAKIKGKSERITQKGKLVIVYSTIHEETEYLGYIKLLQHKGLLEADIEQFEVEDLQGLIGLKAIRVGFTFQQVEVLNHIH, from the coding sequence ATGCAGTATAACTTCTCCTTTGATTCCAGTCCGTTCAAAACCCTGATCGCTTTTCACAAGATTATACCCGCCTTTGAAAAGGCCGCCTTATCGCCGGTCGATTTTCAGGCCGTTTACGCACGGGCGTTACTGGACGAAATCAAGAAGTATCCCCAACTGATCGAAGGTGTGGAGAACACTGACGAGCTGTTGGGTTACGAACCTATCATCAGGGTACTGCTGGCCGATCTGTTCCCAAGTTCACTAACACACAATGAGATCAAGGCCGTTACTATTCCCTTTCATCTCTACACGTTCAATCACACCGCAAGGCTCGAAAAAATCTTAAACGATGCTGGCGATCACTTTGAATTCAGTCTTCGCGACATCTCTGCCGAAACCTACTATATTCTCAATTGCTGCGTTATTATCAGCCAGTATTATGGCTTTAAGGTAGACGCCATGGATGCACCCCAATTTTTGGATATTCCAGATAAAAATAATATTATCCATCATTACCGCGTATTGTTCAATGCGGATTTTATGGATATCATCCCCACTGAACGTGCTGTACACCTTTCAGAAGAAGATATTGTTGAACTGATCGACAATTTTTCGGATATTGCCTTATGGAAATCCAAATTCCCAGAACGGAGCTGGATCTTAAAAGGCTTTGCCATAATGACTCTTTTTGACGCCACCATTGAAAATGCGGTATCGAGCTTTAAGAGTAATCTACTCCGCGAGAAGAGTGCAATCCAGCTGGCAGAAATTGAAACTATTTTTAGGTCTATCTACAAAATTAGTGACCTGCGCATCGGGCTCACCTCATTTGAAAAGGTCAGAAACGAATACAACTTACGCATTGTCGAAAAACAGCTTTACAGTCATCTGCTCTACGATTCCACCATCACCGAGTGTGAAGAGATGCTCTGCAGCGATACCCTCGAGAGTATGCTTACAAAAGATGAATATCTTGTCGTGCCCGATATCGATAAGATGCCCATCACTGATCCGAAACAGGCTTATTTTATCCATAAGCTGAAACAACAGCAGGTCAAGAGCTTTATTTTTGTGCCCCTTATCGAAGGTGGAAAAGTTTTGGGACTGCTCGAGATGTCATCTTCTCGGGTACGCGAACTCAATTCGGTCAATGCCAACAAGCTGAACTTTGTTTTGCCGTTTATCAAAGATAAAGTGTCGAAAGCATTTTCTGAAACGGAAAATCAGATCGAGGCCGTGATTCAAAAGGAATATACCTCCATCCACCCGAGTGTCAAATGGCGGTTTCAGGAAGAAGCTGTCCGTTTTCTGAACGACCGCGCTTTCGGAAAAGACTATGCCCTGCAGGAGATTGTCTTCGATCATGTCTATCCGCTTTACGGACAGATCGACGTACAGGGCTCGTCAGAATCGCGCAACCAAGCTATACGGCAGGATCTGTTCAACCAAAACAACGAACTGATCACCCTATTCACAGCCGTCAATCAAACACAAAAATTACCCTTGTTTGAGCAGAAGATTTTCGATCTGGAAAGAAATCTGGCGGCACTTCAGCATGCGTTGCTGACGGATACCGAACAACAGATGCTCGATTATTTTCATGCTGACATCCATCCTATACTGGAGAATTTCCGTAAAAGCACCCGAGATGCCCACATTGTCGATGCAATTGATCGGTATTTTGAACGTATCAACGCCGCAATCGGCGGTTTTTATGAGGCACGTCGCGATTATGACAGTTCCATCACGCTGATCAACAAAAAGCTCGTGGCCTTGTTGGACGAAAAACAGGTCGAAGCCCAGGAATATTTCCCTCATTATTACGAACGCTACAAAACCGATGGTATCGAGCACAATATGTATATCGGTGCATCCATTGCGCCCGATCGCAATTTTGAGCTGTATTACCTGCGCAACTTACGCTTATGGCAACTGCAGGTCATGTGTGCAATGGAACACGAATTTAAGTTGCTGCAGCCCTCACTTCCACATCAACTGGAGGTGACCTCCCTTGTACTGGTCTTTGCAACACCTATTTCTATCCGTTTCCGGATGGACGAAAAACAGTTTGATATCGATGGTTCCTACAATGTACGGTATGAAATTGCCAAGAAACGTATTGACAAGGCGAAGATTAAAGGAAAATCGGAACGCATTACCCAAAAAGGAAAACTGGTCATAGTATATTCCACCATTCACGAAGAAACCGAATATCTGGGCTATATAAAACTGCTTCAGCACAAAGGCTTGCTTGAGGCTGATATCGAACAGTTTGAGGTGGAAGACCTACAAGGTCTGATAGGTTTGAAAGCCATACGCGTAGGTTTCACATTTCAGCAGGTGGAAGTATTAAACCATATTCATTAA
- a CDS encoding hybrid sensor histidine kinase/response regulator transcription factor, translating to MTKRYVRCIVIITLLYSFIAFSVWSQPHFGSLTYDKGLSNSTVLSICRDQAGFLWIGTRDGLNRYDGHQVKQYRSDNRDIHTISTNNYIYAIAEHPQLKMLWIGTQQGLNLYDPKRDRFQRIRHLERVPKNGNHFAVLTIQFTPSGALLGTNNGLMVIQDANKPSIVGADVLQGLEIFSLLQLGNDILIGSNKGLYLWRDQKHVLPIALGPMGAAIKDIRRVAAGKIWIATDGQGIFEIDDSYRLSAHYGTKTGLTSDYVRAIAVESTATIWIGTMDGGSLLQPDGHILQQIRSSASHPFSINDNSIKTIYIDRQGIVWMGTNFGGVNYHHPAAYPFRVDLADGHYKHLSGNLVSAIAMDSDGNTWVGTERDGLNLRRKGSEEYEKIPLRSNTIKCILTDKKYIYVGTFGAGLARINRRNIKDIIYYNSSGEHGLTLLQNYIGSISQDRQGQLWIGTGNRGVQRINSQFSEAMQPRVAFTKNTANNYVKDILVTKVGTVFIGTAQGLGELQRRSRQPGRRNSREAHGSRQTDGYGSARDPDGGKLGQDSPRSDDSNSATDNSLKDNTWSELDTERGDDYISRDILRDHYVNTLLEDESGTIWIGTQEKGLFSYHPQTAKLTRIELFPSRSYYHVLGIAENKHNEIIVSTNNGLVFYHTITGKKRYMNIEDGFPTNEFLPNAMLSYDGQLLVGSHKGLITLNLSRQGANTGMPNVLISGFTINGQDRASTDQILGLKNPNYLTTIDLNYDQNTFTIDFSSDNLINPQKNTYAYQIEEIDQDWNLTDRPNITYTNLSPGKYTLKLKTANDDGVWSTVVRSLEIRIAPPFYKSIGAYTLYAVLLIAGILYVYRYNLEKKQLKTKLYYEEKHHQDQAALMQSKLDFFTKISHEIRTPLTLIHAPVEKILEESKLDNQLGEQLQQVRRNIKRLLQLTQELLTFNKMDARKLSLDKQVIDSSRYFEPIYRSFDPIARNLGIDYRLENRFEGHFLADPQQLEKVLLNLLSNAFKFRREHNASIRILVLRNNSDLLIHVIDNGLGIKPDERDRIFDTFYQGDEGHTKEGWGIGLAFAKELVELHQGRLYLDDAQAFSERKDTVFTIALPLGIIPSEQQVGSGVLQPPDDTTDGRPVYKVSEPTRDFHILVVEDNAELRSFLVGHLQRRYRVSAAAHGKAALVVVAECMPDLIITDIAMPYMDGYTLVRALKADADTAHIPVIMLTAKSEEQDSVSGYQTGIINYVTKPFNLQVLDMQIFNTVSALEQAKERNRSYLLLSKRDEIISGAETAYLDKLRSTVEAYMADPIFSVTMLADKMGQSQSALLKKVKGLTGLSATELIKDIRLNEAANLLIQSDQVASVAYAVGFNDRKYFSKEFKKKFGVNPTQYRENKSR from the coding sequence ATGACAAAGAGATATGTCCGTTGTATCGTTATCATTACCTTACTTTACAGTTTTATCGCATTTTCCGTGTGGTCGCAGCCCCACTTTGGAAGTCTAACTTACGATAAAGGTCTGTCCAATAGTACGGTGTTGAGTATATGCCGCGATCAAGCTGGTTTTCTCTGGATCGGCACCCGGGATGGGCTGAACCGATATGACGGACATCAGGTGAAACAATACCGTTCAGATAATCGGGATATCCATACGATATCGACCAATAATTATATCTATGCTATTGCCGAACATCCTCAACTAAAAATGCTATGGATAGGCACACAGCAGGGATTGAACCTCTATGATCCAAAGCGAGACCGATTTCAGCGGATCAGGCACCTGGAGCGCGTTCCTAAAAATGGGAATCACTTTGCTGTGTTAACGATCCAATTTACGCCGTCTGGCGCTTTGTTGGGCACCAACAATGGGCTGATGGTAATTCAGGATGCAAATAAGCCATCAATAGTGGGAGCTGATGTACTGCAGGGACTTGAGATCTTTTCCCTATTGCAGCTAGGCAATGATATACTCATAGGTAGTAATAAAGGATTGTACTTGTGGCGTGACCAGAAGCACGTGCTGCCGATTGCGCTTGGTCCTATGGGTGCCGCAATCAAAGATATCCGGCGCGTAGCTGCGGGTAAAATCTGGATCGCTACCGATGGGCAGGGCATTTTTGAGATTGACGACAGCTATAGGCTCAGTGCGCATTACGGTACTAAGACCGGGCTGACAAGCGACTACGTACGCGCCATCGCTGTCGAAAGCACAGCAACGATTTGGATTGGGACGATGGATGGGGGCAGTTTGCTGCAACCCGATGGTCACATCTTGCAACAGATCCGCTCTAGCGCAAGTCATCCATTCAGTATTAACGACAACTCGATCAAAACTATCTATATCGACCGGCAAGGTATCGTCTGGATGGGAACCAACTTTGGCGGGGTCAATTATCACCATCCTGCTGCGTATCCTTTTCGTGTCGATCTGGCAGATGGTCATTACAAGCATCTTAGTGGAAATCTTGTCAGCGCCATTGCCATGGACAGCGATGGCAATACCTGGGTGGGGACGGAACGTGATGGTCTTAATCTACGACGGAAAGGGAGCGAGGAATACGAGAAGATTCCGCTGCGTTCCAATACCATCAAATGCATACTGACCGATAAAAAATACATCTACGTGGGAACATTTGGTGCGGGGCTGGCACGGATAAACCGCCGTAACATCAAGGATATCATTTACTACAATAGCAGTGGCGAACACGGTCTCACGTTGCTGCAGAATTATATTGGGAGCATCAGTCAGGACCGGCAAGGTCAGCTATGGATCGGTACGGGAAATCGTGGCGTGCAGCGCATAAACAGCCAGTTTAGCGAAGCCATGCAACCCCGTGTGGCCTTCACAAAAAATACAGCCAACAATTACGTAAAAGATATCTTGGTCACTAAGGTCGGTACTGTATTTATTGGTACAGCCCAAGGACTGGGCGAGCTACAGCGGCGTAGTCGGCAGCCTGGCCGGCGCAACAGTAGGGAAGCTCATGGTAGTAGGCAAACAGATGGCTACGGCAGTGCAAGGGATCCTGATGGAGGCAAGCTAGGTCAAGATAGTCCGCGCTCAGACGACAGTAATAGCGCAACAGATAACAGTTTAAAGGACAATACATGGAGTGAGCTAGATACGGAACGAGGGGATGACTATATTTCGCGCGATATTTTGAGAGATCATTATGTCAATACGCTCTTGGAGGATGAGTCGGGGACAATCTGGATTGGAACGCAGGAAAAGGGCCTTTTCAGCTATCATCCGCAGACGGCAAAGCTCACCCGTATCGAGCTGTTCCCTAGCCGCAGCTATTATCATGTGCTCGGCATAGCCGAAAACAAACACAATGAAATTATTGTCAGCACCAACAATGGCTTGGTCTTTTACCATACGATTACGGGAAAAAAGCGGTATATGAATATTGAGGACGGTTTTCCGACGAATGAGTTTTTGCCCAATGCCATGCTCAGCTACGATGGACAGCTGCTTGTAGGTTCACATAAAGGTCTGATTACCCTTAACCTATCGCGCCAGGGGGCCAATACCGGTATGCCCAATGTGCTGATCTCAGGTTTCACCATCAATGGGCAGGATCGGGCAAGTACCGATCAGATCCTGGGTCTTAAAAATCCAAACTACTTGACAACGATCGATCTGAATTATGATCAAAATACTTTTACCATCGATTTTAGTTCAGACAACCTTATTAATCCGCAGAAAAACACTTATGCGTATCAGATCGAGGAGATCGATCAAGACTGGAACCTGACAGACAGGCCCAACATTACTTATACCAACTTAAGCCCGGGCAAGTATACCCTGAAACTTAAAACAGCCAATGACGATGGTGTATGGAGCACGGTGGTCAGATCTCTTGAGATTCGTATCGCGCCGCCCTTTTACAAGTCGATCGGCGCATATACGCTGTATGCTGTGCTACTGATTGCCGGCATCTTATATGTTTATCGGTATAATCTGGAAAAAAAGCAATTGAAAACCAAGTTGTACTACGAAGAAAAACACCACCAGGATCAAGCGGCTCTGATGCAGTCCAAGCTTGATTTCTTTACCAAGATTAGTCATGAAATCCGTACACCGCTAACCTTGATACATGCTCCGGTGGAAAAAATACTGGAGGAGAGCAAGCTTGATAATCAACTGGGTGAGCAGCTGCAACAGGTCCGGCGTAATATCAAGCGGCTGCTCCAGTTGACTCAGGAGCTGCTGACCTTCAATAAAATGGATGCCCGTAAGCTTAGCCTTGACAAGCAGGTCATCGACTCGTCGAGATATTTTGAACCGATATATCGCTCTTTTGATCCGATAGCCCGTAATCTAGGTATTGACTACAGACTAGAAAACCGCTTTGAAGGCCACTTTCTGGCCGATCCTCAGCAATTGGAGAAAGTGTTGCTCAATTTGCTTTCCAACGCATTTAAGTTCAGGAGAGAGCACAACGCCTCGATAAGGATATTGGTGCTTCGGAACAACAGCGATCTGCTGATCCATGTGATCGACAATGGTCTAGGGATCAAACCTGATGAGCGGGATCGTATATTTGATACTTTTTACCAGGGGGATGAAGGGCATACCAAGGAAGGCTGGGGGATCGGCCTGGCCTTCGCCAAAGAACTGGTCGAGCTGCATCAGGGACGTCTCTATCTAGACGATGCGCAGGCTTTTTCCGAAAGAAAGGATACTGTCTTTACAATCGCCCTTCCGCTTGGTATCATTCCGTCGGAGCAGCAGGTAGGCAGCGGCGTGCTGCAACCCCCTGACGACACGACCGATGGCCGTCCTGTCTATAAAGTGTCAGAGCCAACGCGCGACTTTCATATACTAGTCGTGGAGGACAATGCTGAGCTACGTTCCTTTTTGGTGGGGCACCTGCAACGACGATATCGAGTCAGCGCAGCGGCCCACGGCAAGGCGGCACTTGTCGTGGTGGCAGAATGTATGCCCGATCTGATCATAACCGATATTGCCATGCCCTATATGGACGGCTATACCCTTGTGAGGGCGCTCAAAGCTGATGCGGATACAGCGCATATTCCGGTGATTATGCTCACGGCAAAAAGCGAGGAGCAGGATAGTGTGTCTGGTTACCAGACTGGTATCATAAATTATGTGACAAAGCCGTTTAACCTGCAGGTGCTCGATATGCAGATATTCAATACAGTATCTGCACTGGAGCAGGCCAAAGAGCGCAACCGTAGCTACCTGCTGTTGTCCAAGCGCGACGAGATCATATCCGGTGCCGAAACGGCATACCTAGATAAGCTGCGGTCTACAGTGGAAGCATATATGGCAGATCCGATATTCTCCGTAACAATGCTGGCTGATAAGATGGGACAGAGCCAAAGCGCATTACTGAAGAAGGTCAAAGGACTGACAGGACTCAGCGCTACTGAACTGATCAAAGATATTCGGCTCAACGAAGCCGCCAATCTGCTTATTCAGTCGGATCAGGTAGCATCAGTTGCCTATGCCGTCGGATTTAATGACCGGAAGTATTTCAGTAAAGAGTTTAAAAAGAAATTTGGGGTAAATCCGACACAATATAGAGAAAACAAGAGCAGGTAA
- a CDS encoding polysaccharide lyase 8 family protein, translating to MNRLLLILIMPLLCVQSFAQADFPFGTISRRVVDDELAQLSTKDHLLKTYRSTLGKDGAWPDIDYTDRAVTEWKPTAHLDRVRQLIGAYVHEDSPLYQNRALYTQIISALNYWAQHNFTSTNWWHNEIATPKAIGVALILMKTGKEQVPKQLEDALVLKMTKGDPYKMTGANKSDIAIHYFYRALITQDKHLLTSSLEQLFYPVQLVDGKEGLQYDFSYLQHGPQLYIAGYGEEFLKGISTIMYYVRDTPYAISEEKKQLFIRFLKESYLPIIRGGYIDFNVQGRGISRPNILKKNAGVTMLQHMLAIDPQQRQMWMHEIAKLDSTSPYDTPRSPLHRHYWKGDYSTHIREGYQVNVRIASARTNRSESGNGENIYGKYMTDGVTNIQVFGPEYMNIMPIWEWDKIPGTTTQDRTADPVLTAQWGELASNQFAGGVSDGQYGCTAMVLDYDSIKAHKAWFFFDKQVVCLGAGITSNSNAPVVTTLNQTWKKGKVKWGGKAMPAVDSLERTVNPGEYVSHNQVAYLFNDRAGVTLTNKKQTGSWYHINRSRSKESITGMVFKLWINHGVRPVDATYAYSLYPGTESPNKLEAEKVRIITNTKAVQAVEHRGLDCIQAVFYQAGQLETDQLFVEVDQPIILQINKEASGYTLCVADPNQQIDAVRVNVRDKRSGQSKEVRIALPQGAYRGATAKSAIR from the coding sequence ATGAATAGACTCCTATTAATTCTTATTATGCCGCTACTGTGCGTGCAGTCCTTTGCTCAGGCTGATTTTCCTTTTGGAACGATCAGCAGACGGGTGGTGGACGATGAGCTTGCTCAGCTATCTACGAAAGATCATCTGCTCAAAACATACAGAAGTACCCTGGGCAAAGATGGTGCCTGGCCCGACATAGACTATACTGACCGTGCGGTTACCGAATGGAAGCCTACCGCACATCTGGATCGGGTCAGACAGCTGATCGGCGCATATGTGCACGAGGATAGCCCGCTCTACCAAAATAGGGCACTATATACGCAGATTATCAGCGCCCTGAATTATTGGGCACAGCATAATTTTACCAGCACCAACTGGTGGCACAATGAGATCGCTACACCCAAAGCTATTGGGGTGGCCCTGATCTTGATGAAGACTGGTAAAGAACAGGTTCCGAAGCAGCTGGAAGATGCCTTGGTTTTGAAAATGACTAAGGGTGATCCATACAAGATGACAGGAGCCAATAAGAGCGACATCGCTATCCATTACTTTTATCGCGCGCTGATAACGCAGGACAAGCATCTGCTGACTTCTTCGCTGGAACAGCTCTTTTATCCCGTTCAACTTGTTGATGGCAAGGAGGGTTTACAGTATGATTTTTCTTATCTGCAACATGGCCCGCAGCTGTATATTGCCGGCTATGGGGAGGAATTTTTAAAAGGTATATCTACTATCATGTATTATGTACGCGATACGCCCTATGCAATTTCTGAGGAGAAGAAGCAGCTTTTTATACGCTTTCTGAAAGAAAGCTACTTGCCCATCATCCGTGGCGGCTACATCGATTTTAATGTGCAGGGGCGTGGTATATCCCGGCCAAACATACTGAAAAAGAACGCGGGTGTAACGATGTTGCAGCATATGCTGGCGATCGATCCCCAGCAGCGGCAGATGTGGATGCATGAAATCGCCAAACTGGACAGCACGAGTCCATACGATACGCCCAGATCTCCATTACATAGACATTACTGGAAGGGCGACTACAGTACACATATCCGCGAAGGCTACCAGGTCAATGTGCGCATAGCAAGCGCACGAACGAATCGATCTGAATCGGGAAATGGCGAAAATATATATGGAAAGTATATGACGGATGGGGTGACCAATATCCAGGTATTCGGACCTGAATATATGAACATTATGCCGATTTGGGAGTGGGATAAAATTCCGGGTACCACGACGCAGGATAGAACAGCCGACCCTGTGCTCACAGCGCAGTGGGGCGAGTTGGCTAGCAACCAATTTGCAGGTGGTGTATCGGATGGCCAATATGGCTGTACAGCCATGGTGCTCGACTATGATAGCATTAAGGCTCATAAAGCCTGGTTTTTCTTTGACAAGCAGGTGGTCTGCCTTGGTGCTGGCATAACCTCCAACAGCAACGCGCCAGTGGTGACAACGCTCAATCAGACCTGGAAAAAAGGTAAGGTAAAATGGGGTGGGAAGGCCATGCCTGCAGTCGATTCTTTGGAGCGCACGGTAAACCCGGGCGAGTACGTCAGCCATAATCAGGTGGCCTACCTGTTTAACGATCGTGCAGGGGTCACCTTGACGAACAAAAAGCAGACGGGATCATGGTATCACATCAATCGCTCACGATCTAAGGAAAGTATAACAGGTATGGTGTTTAAGCTATGGATCAACCACGGCGTCAGACCAGTGGATGCAACTTACGCTTACAGTCTATATCCTGGAACCGAATCACCAAACAAACTTGAAGCTGAAAAAGTCAGGATCATTACAAACACCAAGGCGGTACAAGCCGTAGAACACCGTGGGCTAGACTGCATACAGGCTGTATTTTATCAGGCAGGTCAGCTAGAAACGGATCAACTGTTTGTTGAAGTTGATCAACCTATTATTTTGCAGATCAATAAAGAAGCTTCCGGCTATACGCTATGTGTAGCAGATCCCAATCAGCAGATTGATGCTGTGCGGGTCAATGTGCGCGACAAGCGGTCTGGTCAGTCGAAAGAGGTTCGGATCGCACTGCCACAAGGAGCCTATCGGGGAGCAACAGCAAAGTCTGCTATACGTTGA
- a CDS encoding ATP-binding protein has product MTEDVFSEAATPRREIERIAALQRYEIMDSPSESIFDGLLEIAAQVFQTPVLLLSFIDAERIFVKSAIGIDPIQVSRTDSLLSHIIQQGEVLVRPEANFGEVHGLRFYAAAPLITSDGFHIGTFSIADYQHREFSASEVRMLASFARTAMDQVDLRYTAIENVQEMASTNTNLANMQQRLLDLNSELEATNEQLTLSNSKLYKSYDTTLLLNKNLKRSEQRLKSFITKAPIAFAILTGREMTIEVANDMVLKIWGKTTAVIGKPLAIALPELHDQPYLGILDNVFMRGETYIGDTAPVLFDYEGVISQHYFDFIYEPVKGEDGNTESIIVIANEVTERILQKEHLEGLNQQLEIALKAGELGTYHLDIQTWKNNASSTCKSHFGLPPAEDFAFKDFIHAIVPEHREAVEQKVQEAIAKNITYQAEYLTRWPDGSLHWINSSGLTRYDAEGKPLDLIGVTVDVTKRKNYEAQKEDFLSIASHELKTPITSLRGTIQMLEMLKHKSADATISKLIDMSGVSIKKITALVDDLLNMHRISLGQLKLNRIPISAAKLINSCFQDINIIGKHQLNLVGDLDALINADEQRIEQVISNLINNAIKYGPESYKIDVRIENNADCIKIHVRDYGEGIAPELQHQIFERYYRVYPDGKKYSGLGLGLYISAEIVRRHGGEIGVDSTPGEGSDFWFTIPHGF; this is encoded by the coding sequence ATGACAGAAGATGTATTCAGCGAAGCGGCTACACCACGCAGGGAAATTGAAAGGATTGCCGCACTGCAGCGTTACGAAATTATGGATAGCCCTTCCGAAAGCATTTTTGATGGCCTATTGGAAATTGCGGCCCAGGTTTTCCAGACGCCGGTACTGCTGCTATCCTTTATTGACGCAGAACGTATCTTTGTTAAGTCAGCCATCGGCATCGATCCTATACAGGTTAGCCGTACGGATAGCCTGCTATCGCACATCATCCAGCAAGGCGAAGTGCTGGTCAGACCAGAGGCTAATTTTGGCGAGGTACACGGACTGCGCTTCTATGCTGCCGCGCCATTGATCACTTCCGATGGATTTCATATCGGTACATTCAGTATTGCTGATTATCAACATCGCGAATTTAGTGCTTCCGAAGTGCGCATGCTGGCGTCCTTTGCCCGTACTGCAATGGATCAGGTCGATCTACGTTATACAGCCATTGAAAACGTACAAGAAATGGCTTCCACCAACACCAACCTCGCCAATATGCAGCAGCGGCTGCTCGACCTTAACAGCGAGCTGGAGGCTACCAATGAACAGCTCACACTCAGCAACAGCAAGCTGTATAAATCCTACGACACCACCTTATTGCTCAATAAGAATCTAAAAAGGAGCGAGCAGCGTTTAAAATCATTTATTACCAAAGCACCGATTGCTTTCGCCATTTTAACAGGCCGGGAAATGACCATTGAAGTGGCCAATGATATGGTGCTCAAAATCTGGGGAAAAACAACTGCTGTAATCGGGAAGCCGCTGGCCATTGCATTGCCAGAATTACACGATCAGCCCTACCTTGGAATCCTCGATAACGTATTTATGCGTGGCGAAACCTACATTGGTGATACAGCGCCAGTGCTGTTTGATTATGAAGGAGTGATTAGTCAACATTATTTTGATTTTATATACGAACCCGTTAAGGGCGAAGATGGAAACACAGAATCGATCATTGTCATCGCCAATGAGGTAACCGAGCGTATACTGCAGAAAGAACATCTTGAGGGGCTCAACCAGCAGTTGGAAATCGCATTAAAAGCGGGAGAATTGGGTACCTATCACCTGGATATCCAAACCTGGAAAAACAACGCATCATCCACCTGCAAAAGTCATTTTGGTCTTCCACCAGCAGAAGACTTTGCATTTAAAGACTTTATACATGCCATTGTTCCAGAGCATCGTGAGGCGGTAGAACAAAAAGTTCAGGAAGCCATTGCTAAAAATATAACCTATCAGGCTGAATATCTTACCCGTTGGCCCGATGGCTCGCTACATTGGATCAATTCGTCAGGGTTGACCCGTTATGACGCCGAAGGAAAACCGTTAGACTTGATCGGCGTGACCGTAGATGTGACCAAACGCAAAAATTACGAAGCTCAGAAAGAGGATTTTCTCAGTATCGCCAGCCATGAGCTCAAAACTCCCATTACAAGTTTACGTGGTACAATACAGATGCTGGAAATGCTCAAACATAAATCTGCAGATGCTACCATCAGCAAATTGATCGACATGTCGGGCGTCAGTATCAAAAAAATAACAGCGCTTGTAGATGATCTGCTCAATATGCACCGTATCAGTTTGGGGCAACTAAAACTGAATAGAATACCTATTTCAGCGGCTAAATTGATCAACTCTTGCTTCCAGGATATCAATATAATTGGAAAGCATCAGCTCAACTTGGTCGGTGATCTCGACGCTCTGATCAATGCCGATGAGCAGCGTATTGAACAAGTTATTTCAAATTTGATCAATAATGCGATCAAATATGGCCCCGAATCCTATAAAATTGATGTGCGGATCGAAAATAATGCTGACTGTATCAAAATACACGTCAGGGATTATGGCGAAGGCATTGCCCCCGAACTGCAGCATCAAATTTTCGAACGCTATTACCGCGTCTATCCGGACGGAAAGAAATACTCTGGTCTTGGGCTAGGGCTGTATATTTCTGCTGAAATCGTGCGTCGGCATGGCGGTGAAATCGGCGTTGACAGCACACCGGGCGAAGGCAGTGACTTTTGGTTTACCATACCCCATGGATTTTAA